The following coding sequences lie in one Klebsiella huaxiensis genomic window:
- a CDS encoding oxidoreductase, which translates to MTLHCAFIGFGKSTTRYHLPYVLHRKDRWHVAHIFRRSAKPEEQAPQYSHIHFTSDLDEVLNDPQVKLVIVCTHADSHFEYAKRALEAGKNVLVEKPFTPTLDEAKALFALAKSKGLTVTPYQNRRFDSCFLTTKKVIESGKLGEIVEIESHFDNYRPVDGGKPGLPQDGAFYGLGVHTMDQIISLFGRPDHVSYDIRSLRNKANPDDTFEAQLFYGNLKAIVKTSHLVKLAYPKFIVHGYKGSFIKYGIDQQETSLKANITPGEPGFGADDTFGLLEYVNEAGETVREEIPVEIGDYGRVYDSLYDTIVNGQPNFVKESEALTNMEILERGFEQPSPATITLAR; encoded by the coding sequence ATGACTTTGCACTGCGCATTTATTGGATTTGGCAAAAGCACCACCCGCTACCATCTTCCCTATGTACTGCACCGTAAAGACCGCTGGCATGTGGCGCATATCTTCCGCCGCAGCGCAAAGCCGGAAGAGCAGGCGCCACAGTATTCGCATATTCACTTCACGAGTGACCTTGACGAAGTGCTCAACGACCCGCAGGTGAAACTGGTGATCGTCTGTACCCATGCGGACAGCCACTTTGAGTATGCGAAACGGGCGCTGGAGGCGGGCAAAAACGTGCTGGTCGAAAAGCCTTTCACCCCAACACTGGACGAGGCGAAAGCGCTATTTGCGCTGGCGAAAAGCAAAGGGTTGACGGTCACGCCTTACCAGAATCGCCGCTTTGACTCCTGCTTCCTGACCACCAAAAAGGTTATCGAGAGTGGAAAACTCGGTGAAATTGTCGAGATTGAAAGCCACTTCGACAACTATCGCCCGGTGGACGGCGGTAAGCCTGGATTACCGCAGGACGGTGCGTTCTATGGCCTGGGCGTCCATACCATGGACCAAATTATCTCCCTGTTTGGCCGCCCGGATCATGTCTCTTACGACATTCGTAGCCTGCGCAACAAAGCCAATCCGGATGATACTTTTGAGGCTCAGTTGTTCTACGGCAATCTGAAAGCGATTGTTAAAACCAGCCATCTGGTGAAGCTGGCCTATCCAAAGTTCATTGTTCATGGGTATAAAGGCTCGTTTATTAAATACGGTATCGACCAGCAGGAAACCAGCCTGAAGGCCAATATCACGCCGGGCGAGCCGGGATTCGGCGCGGACGATACGTTCGGTCTGCTGGAGTACGTCAACGAGGCGGGTGAGACCGTGCGGGAAGAGATCCCGGTTGAAATCGGCGACTATGGCCGCGTCTATGATTCGCTGTATGACACAATCGTTAACGGCCAGCCAAATTTCGTCAAGGAATCTGAAGCTCTCACCAATATGGAGATCCTTGAACGCGGCTTCGAACAGCCATCTCCTGCCACCATAACCCTCGCCAGATAA
- the yhhW gene encoding quercetin 2,3-dioxygenase, whose amino-acid sequence MIFLRKANERGHANHGWLDSWHTFSFANYYDPNFMGFSALRVINDDVIDAGQGFGTHPHKDMEILTYVLEGAVEHQDSMGNKEQVPAGEFQIMSAGTGIRHSEYNPSDTEKLHLYQIWIMPEKNGITPRYEQRRFDAAQGKQLVLSPDARDGSLKVFQDMELYRWALLKDEQSVHQIAAERRVWIQVVKGEVTINGTKATTSDGLAIWDEQAISVHADSDSEILLFDLPPV is encoded by the coding sequence ATGATCTTTTTACGCAAAGCTAACGAACGCGGTCACGCTAACCACGGCTGGCTGGATTCCTGGCATACTTTCTCTTTCGCTAACTATTACGACCCGAACTTTATGGGCTTCTCGGCGCTGCGGGTTATCAATGATGACGTGATTGACGCAGGCCAGGGCTTCGGTACCCATCCGCACAAAGATATGGAAATCCTGACCTATGTGCTGGAAGGCGCGGTTGAGCACCAGGACAGCATGGGTAACAAAGAGCAGGTTCCGGCGGGTGAGTTCCAGATTATGAGCGCAGGTACCGGGATCCGTCACTCTGAGTACAACCCGAGCGACACGGAAAAACTGCATCTGTACCAGATCTGGATTATGCCGGAAAAAAATGGCATCACCCCGCGCTACGAGCAGCGCCGCTTTGACGCCGCGCAGGGCAAGCAACTGGTGTTGTCACCGGATGCACGTGATGGCTCGCTGAAAGTGTTTCAGGATATGGAGCTGTACCGCTGGGCGCTGCTGAAAGATGAGCAGTCGGTGCATCAGATTGCCGCCGAACGTCGCGTATGGATCCAGGTGGTAAAAGGTGAAGTCACCATCAATGGCACCAAAGCGACTACCAGCGATGGTCTGGCGATTTGGGATGAGCAGGCGATTTCCGTACACGCCGATAGCGATAGCGAGATACTGCTGTTCGATCTGCCGCCGGTATGA
- the gntR gene encoding gluconate operon transcriptional repressor GntR → MKKKRPVLQDVADLVGVTKMTVSRYLRNPEQVSEALRGKIAVALDELGYIPNRAPDILSNATSRAIGVLLPSLTNQVFSEVLRGIESVTDAFGYQTMLAHYGYKPEMEEKRLESMLSWNIDGLILTERSHTPRTLKMIEVAGIPVVELMDSQSPCLDIAVGFDNFEAARQMTAAIINHGHRHVAYLGARLDERTIIKQKGYEQAMLDAGMMPYSVMVEQSSSFSSGIELMRQARREYPQLDGIFCTNDDLAVGAAFECQRLGLKIPDDMAIAGFHGHDIGQVMEPRLASVLTPRERMGRIGAERLLARIRGEVVTPKMLDLGFTLSPGGSI, encoded by the coding sequence ATGAAAAAGAAAAGACCCGTACTTCAGGATGTAGCCGATCTTGTCGGCGTGACCAAAATGACGGTCAGTCGCTATCTACGTAACCCGGAACAGGTTTCCGAGGCGCTGCGTGGCAAGATAGCCGTTGCTCTCGATGAACTGGGTTATATTCCAAATCGCGCCCCTGACATCCTCTCTAATGCCACCAGTCGCGCTATTGGCGTCCTGCTGCCCTCGTTAACTAACCAGGTCTTTTCGGAAGTGTTGCGTGGTATTGAAAGCGTTACTGACGCTTTTGGTTATCAGACCATGCTAGCGCACTACGGCTATAAGCCGGAAATGGAAGAAAAACGCCTGGAATCGATGCTCTCCTGGAACATCGATGGCCTGATCCTCACCGAACGTAGCCATACGCCGCGCACGCTGAAAATGATTGAAGTGGCCGGGATCCCGGTTGTCGAACTGATGGACAGCCAGTCGCCGTGCCTCGATATTGCCGTCGGCTTTGATAACTTCGAAGCGGCCCGGCAGATGACCGCCGCGATCATCAATCACGGGCACCGCCACGTTGCCTATCTTGGCGCACGTCTCGACGAACGTACTATCATCAAACAGAAGGGGTATGAGCAGGCGATGCTTGATGCCGGGATGATGCCCTACAGCGTGATGGTCGAGCAGTCTTCCTCTTTTTCATCGGGAATTGAGCTGATGCGCCAGGCGCGTCGCGAATATCCGCAGCTTGACGGTATCTTCTGCACCAACGACGACCTGGCGGTTGGCGCGGCGTTCGAGTGTCAGCGCCTGGGACTGAAAATCCCTGATGATATGGCGATTGCCGGTTTCCACGGTCATGATATCGGCCAGGTGATGGAGCCGCGTCTGGCCAGCGTTCTCACGCCGCGTGAGCGTATGGGGCGTATTGGCGCTGAACGTCTGCTGGCACGCATTCGCGGTGAAGTAGTGACGCCTAAGATGTTAGATTTAGGTTTCACATTGTCACCGGGTGGATCTATTTAA
- the gntK gene encoding gluconokinase yields the protein MSTTNHDHHIYVLMGVSGSGKSAVASEVAHQLHAAFLDGDFLHPRSNINKMASGEPLNDDDRTPWLQALNDAAFAMQRTNKVSLIVCSALKKSYRDILRKGNPNLSFIYLKGDFEVIEKRLKARKGHFFKTQMLVTQFETLQEPGTEESDVLIVDIDQSLEGVVASTIEVINKGSN from the coding sequence TTGAGCACGACTAACCATGATCACCACATCTATGTCCTGATGGGCGTTTCCGGCAGCGGTAAATCCGCTGTCGCCAGCGAAGTGGCGCATCAACTGCACGCCGCGTTTCTCGACGGCGACTTTCTGCATCCGCGCAGCAACATCAACAAGATGGCTTCGGGCGAACCGTTAAACGATGACGACCGCACTCCGTGGCTGCAGGCGTTGAACGATGCCGCATTCGCCATGCAGCGTACCAACAAAGTGTCGCTGATTGTCTGTTCTGCGCTGAAAAAGAGCTACCGCGACATCCTGCGTAAAGGTAACCCGAACCTCTCCTTTATCTACCTGAAAGGCGATTTCGAGGTTATTGAAAAACGCCTGAAGGCGCGCAAAGGCCACTTTTTTAAAACCCAGATGCTGGTGACGCAGTTTGAAACGCTGCAAGAACCGGGTACAGAAGAAAGCGATGTTTTAATCGTAGATATCGACCAGTCATTGGAAGGCGTGGTCGCCAGCACCATTGAGGTGATCAACAAAGGCAGTAACTAG
- the gntU gene encoding gluconate transporter: protein MSTLTLVLTAVGSVLLLLFLVMKARMHAFVALMVVSIGAGLFSGMPLDKIAATMEKGMGGTLGFLAIVVALGAMFGKILHETGAVDQIAVKMLKSFGHSRAHYAIGLAGLICALPLFFEVAIVLLISVAFSMARHTGTNLVKLVIPLFAGVAAAAAFLLPGPAPMLLASQMHADFGWMILIGLCAAIPGMIIAGPLWGNFISRYVELHIPDDISEPHLGEGKMPSFGFSLSLILLPLVLVGLKTIAARFVPEGSTAYEWFEFIGHPFTAILVACLVAIYGLAVRQGMAKDRVMEICGHALQPAGIILLVIGAGGVFKQVLVDSGVGPALGEALTGMGLPIAITCFVLAAAVRIIQGSATVACLTAVGLVMPVIEQLHYSGAQMAALSICIAGGSIVVSHVNDAGFWLFGKFTGATEAQTLKTWTMMETILGTVGAIVGMIAFTLLS from the coding sequence GTGAGTACATTAACGCTTGTTTTAACAGCAGTCGGCTCCGTTTTGCTGCTGCTGTTTTTAGTCATGAAGGCGCGTATGCATGCCTTCGTGGCTTTGATGGTGGTTTCTATTGGAGCAGGTCTTTTTTCCGGAATGCCGTTGGATAAAATCGCGGCGACGATGGAAAAAGGCATGGGCGGCACGCTGGGCTTTCTGGCCATTGTCGTCGCGTTAGGGGCAATGTTTGGTAAGATCCTGCATGAAACCGGTGCGGTCGACCAGATTGCTGTCAAGATGCTGAAATCTTTCGGTCACAGCCGCGCCCATTATGCGATTGGCCTGGCCGGGCTTATCTGCGCACTGCCGCTGTTTTTTGAAGTCGCGATTGTCCTGTTGATTAGCGTGGCCTTCTCGATGGCGCGCCATACCGGCACCAACCTTGTGAAACTTGTTATCCCGCTGTTTGCTGGGGTAGCCGCTGCGGCTGCTTTCCTGCTGCCGGGACCTGCGCCGATGCTGTTGGCATCGCAGATGCACGCCGACTTTGGCTGGATGATCCTGATTGGCCTGTGCGCGGCAATTCCGGGGATGATTATTGCCGGGCCGCTGTGGGGCAATTTCATCAGCCGCTACGTTGAGCTGCACATCCCTGATGATATTAGCGAGCCGCACCTTGGTGAAGGCAAAATGCCGTCATTCGGCTTTAGTCTGTCGCTGATTCTGCTGCCGTTAGTGCTGGTTGGCCTGAAAACTATCGCCGCACGCTTTGTGCCGGAAGGTTCCACGGCCTACGAATGGTTTGAGTTTATCGGCCATCCGTTTACCGCGATTCTGGTTGCCTGCCTGGTGGCTATCTATGGCCTGGCGGTACGTCAGGGGATGGCGAAAGACCGCGTCATGGAGATTTGTGGTCATGCACTCCAGCCTGCGGGGATTATCCTGCTGGTGATTGGCGCGGGCGGCGTGTTCAAACAGGTACTGGTTGACTCCGGCGTGGGGCCGGCGCTCGGTGAAGCGCTGACTGGCATGGGCCTGCCGATTGCGATCACCTGTTTCGTGCTGGCGGCGGCGGTGCGTATTATCCAGGGTTCTGCAACCGTTGCCTGCCTGACGGCCGTTGGTCTGGTGATGCCGGTTATTGAACAGCTGCACTACAGCGGCGCGCAGATGGCGGCACTCTCTATCTGTATCGCCGGGGGGTCCATCGTGGTCAGCCATGTCAACGACGCGGGCTTCTGGCTGTTCGGGAAGTTTACCGGCGCAACCGAAGCGCAAACGCTGAAGACCTGGACGATGATGGAGACTATCCTCGGCACCGTTGGTGCAATTGTCGGTATGATTGCGTTTACGCTGTTGAGTTAA
- the asd gene encoding aspartate-semialdehyde dehydrogenase, with protein MKNVGFIGWRGMVGSVLMQRMVEERDFDAIRPVFFSTSQLGQPAPSFGGSTGGTLQDAFDLEALKALDIIVTCQGGDYTNDIYPKLRESGWQGYWIDAASSLRMKDDAIIILDPVNQDVITAGLNNGVKTFVGGNCTVSLMLMSLGGLFAQDLVEWVSVATYQAASGGGARHMRELLTQMGQLHSHVATELANPASAILDIERKVTSLTRSGELAVDNFGVPLAGSLIPWIDKQLDNGQSREEWKGQAETNKILATASAIPVDGLCVRVGALRCHSQAFTIKLKKDVSIPTVEELLAAHNPWAKVVPNDRDITMRELTPAAVTGTLTTPVGRLRKLNMGPEYLSAFTVGDQLLWGAAEPLRRMLRQLA; from the coding sequence ATGAAAAATGTTGGTTTTATCGGCTGGCGCGGAATGGTCGGCTCTGTACTCATGCAACGCATGGTTGAAGAGCGCGACTTTGACGCCATTCGCCCTGTTTTTTTCTCCACCTCCCAGTTGGGGCAGCCTGCTCCATCTTTTGGTGGCAGTACCGGTGGCACGCTTCAGGATGCGTTTGACCTGGAAGCACTGAAGGCGCTGGACATTATTGTCACGTGTCAGGGCGGCGATTACACCAACGATATTTACCCGAAGCTGCGTGAAAGCGGCTGGCAGGGGTACTGGATTGACGCGGCCTCTTCGCTGCGCATGAAAGATGACGCGATTATCATTCTTGACCCGGTGAACCAGGATGTTATCACCGCTGGCTTGAACAACGGTGTGAAGACCTTTGTTGGTGGTAACTGTACCGTCAGCCTGATGCTGATGTCCCTTGGCGGCCTGTTTGCTCAGGATCTGGTTGAGTGGGTCAGCGTGGCGACTTACCAGGCGGCTTCCGGCGGCGGCGCGCGGCATATGCGCGAGCTGCTGACTCAGATGGGTCAGCTGCATAGCCATGTCGCGACAGAGCTGGCGAATCCGGCTTCCGCCATTTTGGATATTGAACGTAAAGTGACGTCGTTGACCCGTAGCGGCGAGCTGGCGGTGGACAACTTTGGCGTACCGCTGGCAGGCAGCCTGATCCCTTGGATCGACAAACAGCTGGATAACGGTCAGAGCCGCGAAGAGTGGAAAGGCCAGGCGGAGACCAACAAAATCCTCGCGACCGCTTCGGCGATTCCGGTAGACGGCCTGTGCGTTCGCGTTGGCGCGCTGCGTTGCCACAGCCAGGCGTTCACCATCAAGCTGAAAAAAGATGTTTCGATCCCGACCGTTGAGGAACTACTGGCTGCGCACAATCCGTGGGCCAAAGTGGTACCGAACGATCGTGACATTACCATGCGTGAGCTGACCCCAGCTGCCGTGACCGGCACCCTGACCACCCCGGTGGGTCGCCTGCGTAAACTGAATATGGGGCCTGAGTATCTGTCGGCCTTCACCGTCGGTGACCAGCTCTTGTGGGGCGCAGCTGAACCGCTACGCCGCATGCTACGACAGCTGGCATAA
- the glgB gene encoding 1,4-alpha-glucan branching enzyme — MSNRIDRDVINALIAGHFADPFSVLGMHCTEAGLEVRALLPDATDVWVIEPKTGRKVGKLECLDSRGFFSGVLPRRKNPFRYQLAVTWHDQQNLIDDPYRFGPLLQDLDVWLLSEGTHLRPYETLGAHADTMDGVVGTRFSVWAPNARRVSVVGQFNYWDGRRHPMRLRKESGIWELFVPGAVNGQLYKFELIDAHGKLRVKSDPYAFEAQMRPDSASLICGLPEKVEQPQVRKQANGFDAPISIYEVHLGSWRRHTDNNFWLSYRELADQLVPYAKWMGFTHLELLPVNEHPFDGSWGYQPTGLYAPTRRFGTREDFRYFINAAHAAGLNVILDWVPGHFPSDDFALASFDGTSLYEHSDPREGYHQDWNTLIYNYGRREVSNFLVGNALYWIERFGIDALRVDAVASMIYRDYSRKEGEWVPNEFGGRENLEAIEFLRNTNRVLGEQTPGAVTMAEESTDFAGVSRPSSDGGLGFWFKWNLGWMHDTLDYMKLDPVHRRHHHDKMTFGMLYNYTENFVLPLSHDEVVHGKKSILDRMPGDAWQKFANLRAYYGWLFAFPGKKLLFMGNEFAQGREWNHDGSLDWHLLEGGDNWHHGVQRLVRDLNHTYRHHKALHELDFDPYGFEWLVVDDHERSVFIFVRRDKAGNEIIVASNFTPVPRHEYRFGINQPGKWREELNTDSMHYHGSNTGNCGVVESEAIASHGREYSLSITLPPLATVWLVREAQ, encoded by the coding sequence ATGTCTAATCGTATTGATAGGGACGTGATTAATGCGCTTATCGCTGGCCATTTTGCGGATCCTTTTTCCGTACTTGGTATGCATTGCACCGAAGCCGGGCTGGAAGTTCGCGCATTATTACCTGACGCCACCGACGTGTGGGTCATTGAACCGAAAACCGGACGCAAAGTCGGCAAGCTTGAATGCCTTGACTCGCGCGGTTTCTTTAGCGGCGTTCTGCCGCGACGTAAAAATCCTTTTCGCTATCAGTTGGCCGTGACCTGGCATGACCAGCAAAACCTGATCGACGACCCCTACCGCTTCGGCCCACTGTTGCAGGACCTGGACGTATGGTTGCTGTCGGAAGGCACGCATCTGCGTCCGTATGAAACGCTGGGTGCGCACGCCGATACCATGGACGGCGTCGTTGGGACGCGTTTTTCAGTTTGGGCACCGAACGCTCGCCGGGTCTCCGTCGTCGGCCAGTTTAACTACTGGGACGGCCGCCGCCACCCGATGCGTCTGCGCAAAGAGTCCGGCATCTGGGAGCTGTTCGTTCCCGGAGCCGTGAATGGCCAACTGTATAAATTCGAGCTTATTGATGCCCACGGCAAGCTGCGGGTGAAGTCTGACCCTTACGCTTTTGAAGCGCAGATGCGCCCGGACAGCGCTTCGCTTATCTGCGGGCTTCCGGAGAAAGTTGAGCAGCCGCAGGTGCGTAAACAGGCTAACGGGTTTGATGCGCCAATATCTATCTATGAAGTTCATCTCGGCTCATGGCGTCGCCATACCGATAACAATTTCTGGCTGAGCTATCGTGAGCTGGCCGATCAACTGGTGCCGTATGCCAAATGGATGGGCTTTACCCATCTGGAGCTGCTGCCGGTTAATGAACATCCGTTTGACGGTAGCTGGGGCTATCAGCCAACCGGGCTATATGCGCCAACCCGCCGTTTCGGTACCCGGGAAGATTTCCGCTACTTTATCAATGCCGCACATGCTGCTGGCCTTAACGTTATCCTTGACTGGGTGCCGGGTCATTTCCCATCGGACGATTTTGCCCTTGCGTCGTTTGACGGCACCTCGTTGTATGAACATAGCGATCCGCGCGAAGGCTATCATCAGGACTGGAACACGCTGATTTACAACTACGGTCGCCGTGAGGTCAGCAATTTCCTGGTCGGCAATGCGCTGTACTGGATTGAGCGCTTTGGCATTGATGCGCTGAGGGTCGATGCGGTGGCATCGATGATTTATCGCGACTACAGCCGCAAAGAGGGCGAGTGGGTGCCGAACGAATTCGGCGGCCGGGAAAATCTTGAAGCTATTGAGTTCCTGCGTAATACCAACCGGGTCCTGGGCGAACAAACGCCGGGCGCGGTGACGATGGCGGAAGAATCGACCGATTTTGCTGGCGTATCTCGTCCTTCATCTGATGGTGGTCTGGGTTTTTGGTTTAAGTGGAACCTTGGCTGGATGCACGACACTCTCGATTACATGAAGTTAGATCCGGTGCATCGTCGCCATCATCACGACAAGATGACTTTCGGCATGCTCTATAACTACACCGAGAACTTTGTGTTACCGCTCTCCCACGACGAAGTGGTGCACGGTAAAAAATCGATTCTTGACCGTATGCCGGGTGACGCCTGGCAGAAGTTCGCCAACCTGCGTGCCTACTACGGCTGGCTGTTTGCCTTCCCGGGTAAAAAGCTGCTGTTTATGGGCAATGAATTCGCTCAGGGGCGCGAGTGGAACCACGACGGAAGCCTCGACTGGCACTTGCTGGAAGGCGGAGATAACTGGCACCACGGCGTTCAGCGGCTGGTGCGCGACCTGAACCATACCTATCGTCACCATAAAGCATTACACGAGTTGGATTTTGACCCTTACGGCTTCGAATGGCTGGTGGTCGACGATCATGAGCGCTCGGTATTTATTTTTGTCCGTCGTGACAAGGCTGGTAATGAAATCATCGTGGCCAGCAACTTTACCCCGGTGCCGCGTCATGAATACCGTTTTGGTATCAACCAGCCGGGGAAATGGCGCGAAGAGCTGAATACTGACTCCATGCATTACCACGGCAGTAATACAGGTAACTGTGGGGTTGTTGAAAGCGAAGCGATTGCCAGTCACGGTCGTGAATACTCTCTCTCGATCACGCTGCCGCCGCTGGCGACGGTCTGGCTGGTGCGGGAGGCACAATGA
- the glgX gene encoding glycogen debranching protein GlgX, which yields MIVLTAGKPAPLGSSYDGKGVNFALFSAHAERVELCVFDEQGNERRVDLPTRSGDIWHGWLAEVGPGLRYGYRVHGPWDPAQGHRFNPAKLLLDPCCHQVNGALPDDERLHGGDCDPDNRDSAAIAPKSRVVDLHYDWRGDKPPRTPWGQTVLYEAHVKGLTYLHPELPEAIRGTYKALGHPVMIDYFRTLGITALELMPVAQFASEPRLQRMGLSNYWGYNPLAIFAIDTRYASAPEHALNEFRDAVKALHAAGIEVILDVVLNHSAEIDLEGPTFSLRGIDNRSYYWIREDGDYHNWTGCGNTINLSHPGVVEYARQCLRFWVDECHVDGFRFDLASVMGRTPEFRQDAPLFEAIRNDPRLAEVKLIAEPWDIGPGGYQVGNFPPLFAEWNDHFRDTVRRFWLQQNVSLGDFAQRFAASSDVFQRNGRQPAAAINLVTAHDGFTLRDCVCFNQKHNEANGEENRDGTNNNYSNNHGIEGLEGNLAVIERRRASVHALLATLLLAQGTPMLLAGDEQGHSQHGNNNAYCQDNALTWLDWNHTNRGLTAFTAALIHLRQRIAALTANRWWQEGDGSVRWLNQNAQPLSADEWQHGAPRMQIILSDRWLITLNATPEVAEMVLPAGEWRAIPPFAGEDNPVIMAVWHGPAHGVCVFQRS from the coding sequence ATGATCGTACTCACGGCAGGCAAGCCCGCGCCGTTGGGGTCTAGCTACGACGGTAAGGGAGTGAACTTCGCCCTCTTTTCCGCCCATGCGGAGCGGGTGGAACTCTGTGTGTTCGACGAGCAGGGCAACGAACGGCGTGTCGACCTACCCACACGCAGTGGCGATATCTGGCACGGTTGGCTAGCTGAAGTCGGGCCGGGGTTGCGTTACGGCTACCGCGTCCATGGCCCCTGGGACCCGGCGCAGGGGCACCGCTTTAACCCGGCAAAGCTGCTGCTCGATCCCTGCTGCCATCAAGTGAACGGTGCGCTGCCTGATGATGAGCGTCTTCATGGCGGCGATTGCGACCCTGATAACCGCGATAGTGCAGCGATAGCGCCGAAATCGCGGGTTGTCGATCTGCATTACGACTGGCGCGGTGATAAGCCGCCGCGCACGCCGTGGGGTCAGACGGTCCTTTATGAAGCCCACGTCAAAGGGCTGACGTACCTGCATCCTGAACTACCCGAGGCGATTCGCGGCACTTACAAGGCTTTGGGTCACCCGGTGATGATCGACTACTTCCGCACGCTGGGTATTACTGCACTAGAGTTAATGCCGGTGGCGCAGTTCGCCAGCGAGCCGCGTCTCCAGCGGATGGGGTTAAGCAACTACTGGGGCTATAACCCATTGGCGATTTTCGCCATCGATACGCGCTACGCCAGTGCGCCGGAACATGCGCTCAATGAGTTTCGCGATGCGGTAAAAGCGCTGCATGCGGCGGGCATTGAAGTGATTCTCGACGTGGTGCTGAACCATAGCGCTGAGATAGACCTTGAGGGGCCGACCTTCTCCCTGCGCGGAATTGATAACCGTAGCTATTATTGGATCAGAGAAGACGGCGATTATCACAACTGGACCGGCTGCGGGAACACCATCAACCTCAGCCATCCGGGCGTGGTGGAGTATGCCCGTCAGTGCCTGCGTTTTTGGGTGGATGAGTGTCACGTTGATGGTTTTCGTTTTGACCTGGCGTCAGTCATGGGCCGCACGCCGGAGTTTCGTCAGGATGCACCTTTGTTTGAGGCCATCCGTAACGACCCGCGTCTGGCGGAAGTGAAGCTGATCGCTGAGCCTTGGGATATTGGCCCCGGCGGCTATCAGGTCGGTAATTTTCCGCCGCTGTTTGCTGAATGGAACGACCACTTCCGCGATACCGTGCGTCGTTTCTGGTTACAACAAAATGTCTCGTTGGGCGACTTCGCTCAGCGTTTTGCTGCCTCCAGCGATGTTTTTCAGCGCAATGGACGGCAGCCTGCGGCGGCGATCAATTTGGTCACCGCGCACGATGGTTTTACTCTTCGCGACTGCGTTTGTTTCAATCAGAAACATAATGAGGCAAACGGCGAAGAGAATCGCGATGGGACTAACAATAACTACAGCAACAATCATGGTATAGAGGGATTAGAAGGGAATCTTGCTGTGATTGAACGGCGCCGTGCCAGCGTCCACGCCCTCCTGGCGACGCTGCTGTTGGCGCAAGGAACGCCGATGCTGTTGGCGGGTGACGAACAGGGTCACAGCCAGCATGGCAACAACAATGCTTATTGTCAGGACAATGCGTTGACCTGGCTGGACTGGAACCATACGAACCGCGGGCTGACCGCGTTCACTGCCGCGCTGATTCATCTGCGCCAGCGTATTGCGGCATTAACCGCTAATCGTTGGTGGCAGGAGGGTGACGGCAGTGTTCGTTGGTTAAACCAGAATGCGCAACCGCTGTCTGCCGATGAATGGCAGCATGGTGCACCGCGCATGCAGATCATATTGTCCGATCGCTGGTTGATAACGCTCAATGCGACCCCTGAGGTGGCGGAGATGGTTTTACCCGCGGGGGAATGGCGTGCCATTCCACCTTTCGCCGGAGAGGATAATCCGGTCATTATGGCTGTCTGGCATGGGCCCGCGCACGGAGTGTGCGTATTTCAAAGGTCGTAA